The segment AACAAAGATACGTTTCTCGCCCAACAGAGAAAAGTAGAAATAGAAGAAGACATAGTAATTTTTTGATAGGTTTAAATAGTGAAACTTGGACGATAGCTGTTGATGTGTGTCAGTTATCGGTCCAAGAATTGATGGATTTGAATCGCAATAAGAAGTTATTTTATCAACGGGGGTTGAGAGCTATAACGCTGATACAGCAAGCTTTTTAGTTACCTTGTCGCCCCCTGAAGTTTTTACTAGTCAAACTAGTGAAATAAGCGATATTACTTGCCCAGTAGACCCTCTAACTGGAAAACGTACAGTTAAAAACAAAAACACTCAAACTTTGGTTTACGATCTTCCGCTTTCTCAATCTCCCAATCGGAAGAAATATACGACTAAATTGAGTTGTGGGGCAATATCATCTGAGGCAAGCACATTAGTTAATGTGCTATTTGACCGAAATACCAACACTTTTACGGGAAAATTAGCCGTTGAAGGTTATGTAACTAAACCTACATTACCACGATTATCACAAGGCGGAGTTTTTGCCTCTAGTTCGGCTCAGCTTACTGTCCAAACGCTAGCCCAGCAACCTAGCGGTAGTTTCAACTTAGCATCTATTGATGGCAGTGCAGCACTACCGTCGGGTTACAAACCGACAAATAGTACTACCATTATCCAATATCAGGTAAAAGAGCGACGAAGCCCCAAAGTTTTGGCACAGGGAAATCTATTTCAAATAACTAGTACTCTAGATCGCCAAATCAAATGGGAGCGAGATTCTCTTGACTTTACTGGTGTCAAAGAAGGGACTTTTAGTCTTCGTTTTGGCAAATTTACGAACAAGCGAGGGCATTTATCGCTCGAATTTAAGCAGGGCAAAATCTGGAAATCAGAAGATAGTGGCTTTTTTGAAGGATGGTTGCCAGCAGTAGGAACTTCTAGTAATTTTCGTCTGGATAGTTCCCGACTCAATCAATCTTTCAACTCTGATTTTCACTATAATTTAGGTAATTTTGGCAAACCAGTAATATTGTCTTTAAACTGGAAGTCAAGAATTCTCGATTAAAATCAGGTCACTTTTGTGGAAAAACTGACACAGTATGCTTGAGCATACTGTGTATCTCTAAATACAAATTCGTCACCTTCGGATCTGTTGGTGTAAGTTAAGTATGACCTCACAAGAGGTCTAATGTTTAAGAAATATTTACCCTCTATATAACTTGGTATTTTTATCTGAATTCCAAGCAGGAGATGAATTTAGCTTGAGCAAATAAAATGGAAATATGGCTCGAAGAAATCTGGGCGGAAATATCGGCTTCAGGATGGGAATTTTTGACAGTCGCAAAGGAGACTTTTTCGGTCATTAAAAGACATAAAACTCAAATTATTTCTTTATTGATAATTCTATTAGTGCCTCTATATTTATCGCTAAGTACATGGGAACAAGGACGTATAAACTCACAAATTGACTTGGCGCTAGTATTATTTGTTCTGGTTGTTGCCTTATGCTGTGATGCGCTACTTTATCGATTAGCGATTCTAGATAGCTTTCAAATAGAACCTTATGAATGGTGGGATTTATTGAAGCTAGGAGGGAGACTACTATTATGCTACATCAAATTGGCAATTATTTGGCTACCAACATTGCTCTTGACAGTCATACCATTGATTGGCGAACTCCTATTTTTCCTAGTTTCAGGGTGGTTCATAGGCAGATTTTTATTATTATTTCCAACTCTAGCAATAGGCTACGATCTTTCATTGAAATGGTCTTGGAATCAAACGAAAAACTATCAAGGTTTGATGTTTCTGATTGCCTTATTTATACCAGTTACATCGGCAATTTTCCAGTTGTTAATAGATAGTTTTGTGAAAACAAGCAATCTAGCTGCCTTCTGCCAATTGACTAATATATTTATTTGTGGCTCAATTCAATCGATTTTGATATCTCGTGCCTATATGAAAATTCGTCAAGAACAGCAGTTACTCATTCAAGAATCTGGTTCAGGTACATCAGTTCGTTAATAAAGTCTTGAGATAGATGAAGCCTACTCGATCTGGGCTGTTGACCACTTTAACCTTTGAGTTATTCAATTAATAAAAAAAATTGAACTGTTCGCTGCTGCAAACAATTCCCGTAGCCGCAGGCTGCGCGCAGCGCATATCCCGACTCCCGAAACACCAGAAATATCGAACTTATGCAAGAGGTCTAATATTTTTGTATTATAGTTGTATTATGTAGTATATGCAGTTTTCAATCGAGAGACTTTAGGTCAACATAGAGGAGTGAAAAATTATGAAAGTCCCTTACACGCCTTAGAGCAAGGCACTTGGTTTAAGCTGATTTGTGGAGCTAGCTACCAACACCTACCAGCGATTCGGAACCTAGCCTTAGCCTATACCTTAGCAGGAGCCGATTGTATTGATGTGGCTGCCGATCCTGCTGTTATTAGTGCGGCGAAAGATGGAATTTTAGCTGCTAGAGAACTAGCCAGAAGTTCGGGTAGTCATGACAAACCCTTACTCATGGCTAGCTTAAATGACGGGGAAGACCCGCATTTTCGCAAAGCCGAGTTTGACCCCAAATCTTGTCCTACCGACTGTCCTCGTCCTTGCGAACGGGTTTGTCCGGCTCAAGCTATTAACAGCACGGGAGTTATTGACGAGCGGTGTTATGGTTGCGGTAGGTGCATTCCTATTTGTCCGCAGCAACTTATTTTCACCCGCAGTCACATTTATACACCAGAAGCGATCGCCCCGTTAGTTATTGCCTCTGGGGTAGAAGCCATCGAAATCCATACCCAAGTAGGAAGAGTGGCAGACTTTACTAGATTATGGCAAGCGATCGCTCCTCAGTTAGATAAACTCCAGTTAATTGCCGTTAGCTGTACCGACGGAGAGGGTTTAATCGATTATCTCTGGGAAATAGCAGATCTAATGCAACCATCGCCAGCTACCTTGATTTGGCAAACCGACGGGCGATCGATGAGTGGAGATATTGGTAAAGGTACAACCCACGCCGCTATCAAACTCGGTGCAAAAGTAATGGAGGCGAAACTTCCAGGATTTGTGCAATTAGCAGGGGGAACTAATGAATATACCGTCGCGAAACTAGATAAACTCAAACTCTTGAAGCCGCGATCGCCTAAAAGCCATAATTACATAGCTGGTGTCGCCTATGGCAGTTATGCTCGCACCTTACTTTCACCCATTTTAGATCGCCTTGAAAATCAGCCCAGTACCTCAGATGCCTGCTTAGAAACCAATCCTCAGCTACTATGGGAAGCAGTAGCTCTAGCCCGTTCCCTAGTTTCCCAAATCAAATCGTCATCTAAAGGACAAGTTACCAGTTGTGGATGAAGACATCTCATTAGGTAGGATGGAAATCACCGACGATCTAGCTCAACTTTTGAAAATTTTGCCCCCAGGGATTCGCTCATCTTTAGAGAATCACTCCCAGCTAGATCAGCTAATTGAAGTGGTGATGGATTTGGGGCGATACCCAGAAGCTCGTTTTCCCGAACTTGCCCAATATCTCGGAGAAACGCCGATTTCTAGAGAAGATCTCAACTACAGTATTGAGCGGGTAGGTTTATTTAGCGGGGATAATCGAGCCGGAATCGAACGCACCTTGCATCGCATTAGTGCCATGCGAAATCGCCAAGGGGATATTATTGGTTTAACCTGTCGTGTAGGACGCGCTGTTTATGGCACGATCGCCATGATTCGCGACCTAGTGGAAACTGGTAAATCTATCTTGATGCTAGGACGACCTGGGGTTGGTAAAACTACTGCTTTAAGAGAAATAGCTAGAGTTTTAGCCGACGATCTCCAAAAAAGGGTAGTAATTATCGATACTTCCAATGAAATCGCTGGAGATGGAGATATTCCCCATCCAGCTATTGGTAGAGCCAGGAGAATGCAAGTAGCTCGTCCAGAATTGCAACATCAAGTGATGATTGAAGCAGTGGAAAACCATATGCCAGAAGTCATTGTGATTGATGAAATCGGCACGGAATTAGAAGCTTTAGCGGCTCGTACCATTGCGGAACGGGGCGTACAGCTAGTGGGAACCGCTCACGGTAACCAGATTGCCAATTTGATTAAAAACCCGACTCTATCTGACTTAGTAGGAGGAATTCAAGCTGTAACTCTGGGGGATGAAGAAGCCAGACGGCGCGCTTCCCAAAAAACCGTTTTAGAACGCAAAGCACCTCCTACCTTTGAAATTGCGGTAGAAATGCAAGAGCGCTATCGCTGGATCGTCCATGAAAGCGTGGCGGATACAGTTGATAGTTTACTACGAGGACGGCAACCAGGATGGCAAGTGCGAAGTGTCAACGAAGCTGGTAAGGTTACCGTTACCCACGAACTACCGCCTACCCCCATCAGTGCGGTTCCTCAGACTACTTCCAAGCGGAATGGTGGATGGCGCGCTTCGGGAAGAATGACACCTTTGCAAGCTCAGAACCAGATTTCTACCCCAGAAATTACCTCCCCATCAGATGCTTTCGGGCAAATGTTGGAGAATTCCTGGCAACAAGCAGAACCACCCAAGGATAAAGATTGGAATCCTGGAAGCAATGACGAAGATGCTCCATTGCATATCTATGCTTATGGTATCAGTCGCCACCACCTCGAACAAATTAGTGAGGTGCTGAACCTACCAGTAGTTTTCACTAAAGATATGGAGGATGCTGAGATTGTTTTAGCCTTGCGATCGCACCTCAAAAATCACTCTAAATTGCGCCAAATTGCTAAAGCTCGTCAATTAGCTGTTTACACTGTCAAAGATAGCAGCGTTTCTCAGATTACCCGCGCTCTACGGCGAATGCTGCGCTTAGACGATCCCAATATTCCAGAAGCAGAAGATATTCGCCTCTTTACCCAAAACGGCGAAGATGACGAAATCGAGGCTCTTGAAGAAGCTCGTCTAGCTGTAGAACAAATAGTCATCCCTAAAGGGCAACCCGTCGAATTATTGCCCCGTTCTCCCCAAATCCGTAAAATGCAACATCAACTAGTCGAACACTACCGACTCAAATCTAGCAGTTTTGGGGATGAACCTAATCGCCGCTTACGGATTTATCCAGCTTGAATGTGAGTGGAAAATCGGGAATTTATCGCAATTATTAGCTGGATGAATTCAGAATTGGGGAGTATTTGTCTCCGTATCATTGAGGCGATCGCTCTAAAATCTCATTACTTGGGCGATCGCTTTTAACAGCTAAAATTAAATTGATATCCTAGGGGCAAATCCATGTCTTCCTCTGCAATGCAACGCATTTGTTGGACAACTGCCGATCTAGACTTGTTCGCAGATGAGAGCAAGCGCTACGAAATTATTGACGGAGAGTTATTTGTGACTAGAGCGCCTCATTTACGCCATCAAGGAGTGGCAGATGCCATTTGCGCGCAGTTACGTTCTTGGTCGAGACAATCTAACGTAGGAAATGCTTTTACAGGAATTGGGCTAATTTTTTCCGAAACTGATAATGTCATCGCCGATGTAATTTGGATTAGTCTAGAACGCCTCAACCTATTGCTAGATGAATCAGGACATTTAACGGGTGCGCCAGAGTTGGTTGTTGAAGTCTTATCTACTGCTCCTAAAGACATTAAAAGAGATCGAGAACTAAAGCTCAAACTCTATTCAGTACAAGGGGTTCAGGAGTACTGGATTGCAGATCGCCAGCAACAAGCTATAGAAATTTATCGCCGAGAGGATGGAGTTTTAAAGCGCGCCATCACTTTATTGAAAACAGATGAATTAACCAGTCCATTATTATCTGGCTTTCGTTGTGAGGTAGAACCATTATTTGAGTAATTTTTGCGTATTAGAGATCGATTAAACTTCTGTCGTCAGCTTTCAGCAATATCAAAAAACGGCGTTGCTGAATCAAGGTATGAACTAGTGCATGAAGTCAGAAGTCAGAAGTCAGAAGTCAGAAGTCAGAAGTCAAAAGTCAAAATAGTGAGAGATAACGGCGAAAGAAAACCCAATCAACAATCAACAATCAACAATTCATACTTCAAATCAGCAATATCAAAAAACCTATACTGATAAATCTCGCCGCTTGAGAATTACCATGTTTCTACCAACTACAGGAGTACGAGCAACTAAAGTACCCTGGGGATCTGTCAGTTGTAATTTCTGAAAATTAAACTTTTCCGAGCGATTCAGCATTTGCTCGGTAATTTGATCTTGCTCTTCGTTAGAAAGATCGTACCAACCACTTCCTACTTTTACTTCTAGGCGACTCTTGGGAAAATTAACTTCCAAAGATTGAACTAAGTCGTTACTATACTCCTTCGTAATTTCTCCCACTTGGTCTTGAATCGAGGCGATGAGGGACTGTTCTGGAGTTAACTGTAAAGGAGGGGGAGTAGGAACCACAACTTTGACAGATCTTGGTTGGTTAGGTGCTTTAAGTTCAACTGGTGGTTGTAATTGCGGTGAAGGTACTTCAGCTACTTGTTTTGGCGAATCACCAGAAGAGATCGCAACCCCAATCCAAAATACTAGAATAGCGACACCAGCAATAATCCCTGTCAAACCCCAATCCGATAGCTTTTGACTGGTAGATGGCGGTAACAGAGAGCGGATTTTCTGCAATACTACGTTCCAGAAACGTTGAATTTGTTCCAAACTAGGCAAAAACTTGTCTACCACAGCAGTAGACGGAGATTTGCTAGAGCCTTGTCCCCCAGATGGTGGAGAAACTTTTGGAGGGTTAGGATCTGCACCTAGTTTTCTAATTGTACTTTGCAAAAAGCTATCTAAACCCTTTAAGGTTTTGACTGTTTGCTGCTTCAAAGCTGGTTGGAAGCGATTCCAATTTTCTTGCAAAGTTTGCATGGATTTTGACTTTGGCGGTTGTTGGCTGTCTGGCATCTTCTTTCCCCCCAATGATTTACGGCACCCAACAGAAATCAATTTAACACTTCTAATAGCGATCGCCCAAATCTTACTTACTTCTACAGATTTATCTTGATTAGCTCCCTGGATTAATTGAGAAATATATTGCCAATATTGCCAATAAAAGTCATTATTTTGCGTTAAAGTCTCTAATCAACTAGATGGACTAGGGACTATATCGAAATATTAGCCAAGACTATTTCTTCCAGTGGTCGAAACGGCATAAACTATTAGACAGTATTAATT is part of the Merismopedia glauca CCAP 1448/3 genome and harbors:
- the ldpA gene encoding circadian clock protein LdpA; this encodes MKNYESPLHALEQGTWFKLICGASYQHLPAIRNLALAYTLAGADCIDVAADPAVISAAKDGILAARELARSSGSHDKPLLMASLNDGEDPHFRKAEFDPKSCPTDCPRPCERVCPAQAINSTGVIDERCYGCGRCIPICPQQLIFTRSHIYTPEAIAPLVIASGVEAIEIHTQVGRVADFTRLWQAIAPQLDKLQLIAVSCTDGEGLIDYLWEIADLMQPSPATLIWQTDGRSMSGDIGKGTTHAAIKLGAKVMEAKLPGFVQLAGGTNEYTVAKLDKLKLLKPRSPKSHNYIAGVAYGSYARTLLSPILDRLENQPSTSDACLETNPQLLWEAVALARSLVSQIKSSSKGQVTSCG
- a CDS encoding Uma2 family endonuclease, producing the protein MSSSAMQRICWTTADLDLFADESKRYEIIDGELFVTRAPHLRHQGVADAICAQLRSWSRQSNVGNAFTGIGLIFSETDNVIADVIWISLERLNLLLDESGHLTGAPELVVEVLSTAPKDIKRDRELKLKLYSVQGVQEYWIADRQQQAIEIYRREDGVLKRAITLLKTDELTSPLLSGFRCEVEPLFE
- a CDS encoding R3H domain-containing nucleic acid-binding protein — translated: MEITDDLAQLLKILPPGIRSSLENHSQLDQLIEVVMDLGRYPEARFPELAQYLGETPISREDLNYSIERVGLFSGDNRAGIERTLHRISAMRNRQGDIIGLTCRVGRAVYGTIAMIRDLVETGKSILMLGRPGVGKTTALREIARVLADDLQKRVVIIDTSNEIAGDGDIPHPAIGRARRMQVARPELQHQVMIEAVENHMPEVIVIDEIGTELEALAARTIAERGVQLVGTAHGNQIANLIKNPTLSDLVGGIQAVTLGDEEARRRASQKTVLERKAPPTFEIAVEMQERYRWIVHESVADTVDSLLRGRQPGWQVRSVNEAGKVTVTHELPPTPISAVPQTTSKRNGGWRASGRMTPLQAQNQISTPEITSPSDAFGQMLENSWQQAEPPKDKDWNPGSNDEDAPLHIYAYGISRHHLEQISEVLNLPVVFTKDMEDAEIVLALRSHLKNHSKLRQIAKARQLAVYTVKDSSVSQITRALRRMLRLDDPNIPEAEDIRLFTQNGEDDEIEALEEARLAVEQIVIPKGQPVELLPRSPQIRKMQHQLVEHYRLKSSSFGDEPNRRLRIYPA